A portion of the Actomonas aquatica genome contains these proteins:
- a CDS encoding RNA polymerase sigma factor has protein sequence MPAPSSSTTTTDSDADLLNAGFRYALALLHHREDAEDVAQEAWLNLHRRYGRVPSRATLFTAVKHIVIDRYRRAKVVSFETGEELDEPDPAASDAPGAEADVETLLGHLRQNEREALFLHYIEGRTAEEIGRMTEQPRNTVLSLMRRGLQKLRCIVSPDASGPSLSEQATP, from the coding sequence GTGCCTGCACCAAGCTCCAGCACTACGACGACCGATAGCGATGCCGACCTGCTCAACGCGGGGTTTCGTTATGCGCTCGCGTTGTTGCACCACCGCGAAGACGCGGAGGATGTGGCGCAGGAGGCCTGGCTCAATCTGCACCGGCGTTACGGACGGGTGCCGTCGCGCGCGACGTTGTTCACGGCGGTCAAACACATCGTCATCGACCGCTATCGGCGCGCCAAGGTGGTATCGTTTGAAACCGGTGAAGAGCTCGATGAACCCGATCCGGCGGCGAGTGATGCACCCGGAGCCGAAGCCGATGTGGAGACCCTCTTGGGGCACCTGCGGCAAAACGAGCGCGAGGCGCTGTTCCTCCACTATATCGAGGGGCGCACGGCGGAGGAGATCGGTCGGATGACGGAGCAACCCCGCAATACCGTGCTCAGTCTGATGCGTCGGGGTTTGCAAAAGCTGCGCTGCATCGTTTCCCCAGACGCGTCCGGTCCGAGCCTCTCGGAGCAAGCGACGCCGTAG
- a CDS encoding spondin domain-containing protein, with amino-acid sequence MNAISFLFRHRGLRLAFGSLITASAALAVQVSVTVRRTSPENGIWFVNPQLFVHDGSFDLFDAGSAASAALESAAEDGNASLVQVEFGVEQPDGHSAVLAGPFAPGRSVTRIFDLDPSIPAHRYFSYASMLIPSNDAFFGNDSPMAYPLFDDEGNVMARSIPVWGAAVWDAGTEVNDELPATTAFLAQAAPNTGTTENGVVALHPGFMAAGQGGILDATSLAPGQPVTFQSADFTANGYQIAEIIISVVDGESTTPSRLLNLSSRGRAGTGDDTQVVGFVVSSGTEKQVLVRAVGPGLADFNIADFLADPVLTVFDADGVEMATNDNWVAADVTEATATVGAFTLPENSADAALLLTLPAGAYTAQVSNNGDTEGVTLVEIYEVGR; translated from the coding sequence ATGAATGCAATCTCCTTCCTCTTCCGCCATCGGGGCCTCCGCCTCGCCTTCGGTTCTCTGATCACCGCCTCCGCCGCCCTCGCGGTGCAGGTGTCTGTCACGGTGCGCAGAACCTCGCCGGAAAACGGCATCTGGTTCGTTAACCCGCAACTCTTTGTCCACGACGGTTCCTTCGATCTCTTCGACGCCGGCTCCGCCGCCTCCGCGGCCCTCGAGTCCGCCGCCGAAGACGGCAACGCCTCGCTCGTCCAGGTCGAGTTCGGCGTTGAGCAACCCGACGGCCACTCCGCCGTCCTCGCCGGTCCCTTCGCGCCCGGCCGCTCCGTCACCCGCATCTTCGATCTCGATCCCTCCATCCCGGCGCACCGCTACTTCAGCTACGCCTCCATGCTCATCCCCAGCAACGACGCCTTCTTCGGCAACGACTCGCCGATGGCGTATCCGCTTTTTGATGACGAGGGCAATGTCATGGCCCGCTCCATCCCGGTCTGGGGCGCCGCCGTCTGGGACGCCGGCACCGAGGTCAACGACGAGCTCCCCGCCACCACCGCCTTCCTCGCCCAGGCCGCGCCCAACACCGGCACCACCGAAAACGGCGTGGTCGCCCTCCACCCGGGCTTCATGGCCGCCGGCCAGGGCGGCATCCTCGACGCCACCTCCCTCGCCCCCGGCCAGCCGGTGACCTTCCAGTCCGCCGACTTCACCGCCAATGGCTACCAGATCGCCGAGATCATCATCTCCGTCGTCGACGGTGAATCCACCACCCCGTCCCGCCTGCTGAACCTCTCCTCCCGTGGCCGCGCCGGCACCGGTGACGACACTCAGGTCGTCGGTTTTGTCGTCAGCTCCGGCACCGAGAAGCAGGTGCTCGTCCGCGCCGTCGGTCCGGGCCTGGCCGACTTCAACATCGCCGACTTCCTCGCCGATCCCGTCCTCACCGTCTTCGACGCCGACGGCGTGGAAATGGCCACCAACGACAACTGGGTCGCCGCCGACGTGACCGAAGCCACCGCCACCGTCGGTGCCTTCACCCTGCCGGAGAACAGTGCCGACGCCGCCCTGCTCCTCACCCTGCCCGCCGGTGCCTACACCGCTCAGGTCAGCAACAACGGTGACACCGAAGGTGTGACCCTCGTCGAAATCTACGAAGTCGGCCGCTAA
- a CDS encoding GNAT family N-acetyltransferase — MSAAAHSPSIPPLTTSRLRLEALPLRALRDLAAGRASRVVSTLNFHTPDPALLPSAAFARQRLQLVQDNPVQLGWIHRSIVLAATDTLIGSINFHHLPPDPFLLPYSHHGAELGYRIAPDHRNQGYATEAVRAMMTWAQQTADLQACFLSISPDNTASLRLALKLGFQQIGQQHDEIDGIEWIFRKELASPQRHSAAR, encoded by the coding sequence ATGTCCGCCGCCGCCCATTCCCCAAGCATCCCGCCTCTCACCACGTCGCGCCTGCGACTGGAGGCTCTGCCGTTGCGAGCGCTGCGTGACCTCGCCGCCGGCCGCGCCTCGCGCGTCGTGAGCACGCTCAATTTTCACACGCCCGACCCCGCCCTGCTGCCCTCCGCCGCGTTCGCCCGCCAACGTCTGCAACTGGTGCAGGACAACCCGGTGCAACTCGGCTGGATCCACCGCTCCATCGTCCTGGCCGCCACCGACACCCTCATCGGCAGCATCAACTTCCACCACCTGCCGCCCGACCCCTTCCTCCTGCCCTACTCCCACCACGGCGCCGAGTTGGGCTACCGCATCGCCCCCGACCACCGCAACCAGGGCTACGCCACCGAAGCCGTGCGCGCCATGATGACCTGGGCCCAACAGACCGCCGACCTGCAGGCCTGCTTCCTCTCCATTTCCCCCGACAACACCGCCTCCCTGCGCCTCGCCCTCAAACTGGGCTTCCAACAAATCGGACAACAACACGACGAAATCGACGGGATCGAGTGGATCTTCCGCAAGGAACTCGCCTCGCCCCAGCGCCACTCCGCCGCCCGCTGA
- a CDS encoding PAS domain-containing protein, giving the protein MNNSTTIPTGVPQNFEVHETFFSMTDGRGVITDGNAVFARVSGYPLERMVGENHNLIRHPLMPRAVFHLMWATLRQRHTFMGYVLNLAANANHYWVFAVITPIDDGYLSVRIKPSEGRLEQIEALYADVLAQENAWIAEGVSQGAAAERGVHHLLRQLEQAGWADYRAFSHEALLGEIKHRDSQVSARGLRLFNEVMANSAPPELQHLHAQARHTHARLNGLFGELDRFLNGSLAVVERTQAIAQIGNSFQLSALNAHLAAHPLGASGVVIGTVAGFLGETARQMSRNMDTLSEHIADASGAVSDVASCICVARIQIEMVLSFLGEIGEEAESRQHGSAAEARVRSLQKACGRAAQAAAESVGVMVARLPLLQADREQLQKDIIALQSAQVSGLTEAARLGVAEQLGSMFSEMRQQMEQTKAELEHLGEGIHDLVVMTRSMPEVVKTLLASLADGQLKAEGGKTAPSRVVESVRP; this is encoded by the coding sequence GTGAATAATTCGACCACGATCCCCACCGGTGTGCCCCAAAACTTTGAGGTGCATGAAACCTTCTTCTCGATGACGGATGGGCGCGGAGTGATCACCGATGGCAATGCGGTGTTTGCGCGGGTGAGTGGTTATCCGTTGGAGCGCATGGTGGGCGAAAATCACAACCTGATCCGGCATCCGCTCATGCCGCGCGCGGTGTTTCATCTCATGTGGGCGACGTTGCGGCAGCGGCACACCTTCATGGGTTACGTGCTAAACCTCGCGGCCAACGCCAACCACTACTGGGTGTTCGCGGTCATCACGCCGATCGACGACGGTTACCTCTCGGTGCGCATCAAGCCGAGCGAAGGTCGGCTCGAGCAGATCGAGGCGCTCTACGCGGATGTCCTGGCGCAGGAGAATGCGTGGATCGCAGAAGGAGTGTCGCAGGGCGCGGCGGCCGAGCGTGGCGTGCACCATTTGCTGCGGCAGTTGGAGCAGGCGGGCTGGGCGGATTACCGGGCGTTTAGCCACGAGGCGCTGTTGGGCGAAATCAAACACCGCGACTCCCAGGTTTCAGCGCGGGGGTTGCGACTCTTCAACGAGGTGATGGCCAACTCGGCGCCGCCGGAGTTGCAGCACCTGCACGCGCAGGCGCGGCACACACATGCACGCCTCAACGGCTTGTTCGGCGAGTTGGATCGGTTTCTCAACGGCAGTCTGGCGGTGGTGGAGCGCACGCAGGCGATCGCGCAGATCGGCAACTCGTTTCAGTTGAGCGCGCTCAATGCGCATCTGGCGGCGCATCCGCTCGGCGCATCGGGCGTGGTGATCGGCACGGTGGCGGGCTTTCTGGGCGAAACGGCGCGGCAGATGAGCCGGAACATGGACACGCTTTCGGAGCACATCGCCGATGCCTCGGGGGCGGTATCGGATGTGGCGTCGTGCATCTGCGTGGCGCGCATTCAGATCGAGATGGTGCTGAGTTTTCTGGGCGAGATCGGCGAAGAGGCCGAGTCGCGCCAACACGGTTCGGCCGCGGAAGCGCGGGTGCGCAGTCTGCAAAAGGCGTGTGGTCGCGCGGCTCAGGCGGCGGCGGAATCGGTCGGTGTGATGGTGGCGCGTTTGCCCCTGCTACAGGCCGACCGGGAGCAGTTGCAGAAGGACATCATCGCGCTGCAGTCGGCGCAGGTGTCGGGCCTCACGGAAGCGGCGCGCCTCGGTGTCGCGGAGCAGTTGGGCAGCATGTTCAGCGAGATGCGGCAGCAGATGGAGCAGACCAAGGCCGAGTTGGAACACCTCGGCGAAGGCATCCATGATCTGGTGGTGATGACGCGGTCGATGCCGGAGGTGGTGAAGACCTTGCTGGCGTCCTTGGCCGACGGCCAGCTCAAGGCGGAAGGCGGCAAGACCGCACCGTCGCGCGTGGTCGAGTCGGTGCGGCCGTGA
- a CDS encoding esterase/lipase family protein yields the protein MRVVFVHGWSVTHLNTYGGLPAALGRLPAAQQLGIDIQHLYLAKYVSFSDEVTVEDIARGMEHAVREEILPHLARGERFACITHSTGGPVVRKWIELFHAANLRRCPLGHLVMLAPANHGSALAQLGKGRLSRLKSFATGVQPGVGVLNWLELGSDQAWELNRDWLDFDCTAARLYVFTLTGQTIERKFYDNLNSYTGEPGSDGVVRAAAANLNYGLLRLDQEGNQLVITDERSAAPSGFGVLPGLAHSGEDIGIMRSVPPNDDGSHPTLHWIMRCLEVGTAAAYRTVCRHLETLTAATQEAEAERTERNLFRVAREFRTSRYCQLIVRLNDDRGTRLDDYEILFTAGPNYSAEDLPPGFFVDRQRNRLNPGKLTYYFDHDVMADWFERDEIGDHFGVKVVARPTEGYAYYTVAEYQGRFSAVQRHFAPNRTMMIDITVRRHVRTGVYQLSQDINLSGRSRQKDKFADQPKGEDLPPDL from the coding sequence ATGAGAGTCGTCTTCGTCCACGGTTGGAGTGTCACCCACCTCAACACCTACGGCGGCCTGCCCGCCGCCCTCGGTCGCCTGCCCGCGGCCCAACAGCTCGGCATCGATATCCAACACCTCTACCTCGCCAAATACGTGTCCTTCTCCGACGAGGTCACCGTCGAGGACATCGCCCGCGGCATGGAACACGCCGTGCGCGAGGAGATCCTGCCCCACCTCGCCCGCGGCGAACGCTTCGCCTGCATCACCCACTCCACCGGCGGTCCCGTCGTGCGCAAATGGATCGAGCTCTTCCACGCCGCCAACCTGCGCCGCTGCCCGCTCGGCCACCTCGTCATGCTGGCCCCCGCCAACCACGGCTCCGCCCTCGCCCAACTCGGCAAGGGCCGCCTCTCCCGCCTCAAGTCCTTCGCCACCGGCGTGCAACCCGGCGTAGGCGTGCTCAACTGGCTCGAACTCGGCAGCGACCAGGCCTGGGAACTCAACCGCGATTGGCTCGACTTCGACTGCACCGCCGCCCGCCTCTACGTCTTCACCCTCACCGGCCAGACGATCGAGCGGAAGTTCTACGACAACCTCAACAGCTACACCGGCGAACCCGGTTCCGACGGCGTCGTGCGCGCCGCCGCCGCCAACCTCAACTACGGCCTGCTGCGCCTCGATCAGGAGGGTAACCAGCTCGTCATCACCGATGAACGCAGCGCCGCGCCCAGCGGCTTCGGCGTGCTCCCCGGCCTCGCCCACTCCGGCGAAGACATCGGCATCATGCGCAGCGTGCCGCCCAACGACGACGGCTCCCACCCGACCCTGCATTGGATCATGCGCTGCCTCGAGGTCGGCACCGCCGCCGCCTACCGCACCGTCTGCCGCCACCTCGAGACCCTCACCGCCGCCACCCAGGAAGCCGAGGCGGAACGCACGGAGCGCAACCTCTTCCGCGTGGCGCGCGAGTTCCGCACCAGTCGCTACTGCCAACTCATCGTGCGTCTCAACGACGACCGCGGCACCCGCCTCGACGACTACGAGATCCTTTTCACCGCCGGCCCCAACTACAGCGCCGAGGACCTGCCGCCCGGCTTCTTCGTCGACCGCCAACGCAACCGCCTTAACCCCGGCAAACTCACCTACTACTTCGACCACGACGTCATGGCGGATTGGTTCGAGCGCGATGAGATCGGCGATCACTTCGGCGTCAAGGTCGTCGCCCGCCCCACCGAGGGCTACGCCTACTACACCGTCGCCGAATACCAGGGCCGTTTCAGCGCCGTGCAACGCCACTTCGCCCCCAACCGCACCATGATGATCGACATCACCGTGCGCCGCCACGTGCGCACTGGCGTGTATCAACTTTCCCAGGACATCAACCTAAGCGGCCGCTCCCGCCAGAAGGACAAATTCGCCGACCAACCCAAAGGCGAAGACCTCCCCCCTGACCTCTAA
- a CDS encoding FRG domain-containing protein yields MARARFASPAPAVPPEAARTIRTIGEAVAALTDDAFMKDIRPGSSAKRGDDAFGLWFRGHERSNYELTPGMLRNSLRRSGRYVDEVSLVRHFKAMNPDAAPANASDFEWLVTMQHYLTPTRLLDWTENLLVALYFAVRNPAYDDEADAALWLLNARRLNYHTSATARMAELAFDQDPDVVARAALSRSRERIEWHDTFVREMATLRVDRADYRIERIEKALVTEEDKARGVKPVLLDGREVSDAQPLWRDLRDYTARPPRGAKLNLYHKTSYAKPEGIYARLRMPVAVYANRTNSRIRSQAGVFTLHGGKHVHNPNTYVAGRAFKTPVGLPISLVEIDAGLQRSRLLKWLCIPADCRADMRKALAIMGVTEATLFPELDYQSRYLLDRWTYESEGVDDDGEV; encoded by the coding sequence ATGGCTCGTGCCCGTTTCGCTTCCCCTGCTCCGGCCGTTCCGCCGGAGGCCGCCCGCACCATCCGCACCATCGGCGAGGCCGTGGCCGCGCTGACCGACGATGCCTTCATGAAGGACATCCGGCCGGGCTCGAGTGCCAAGCGCGGCGACGATGCATTTGGGCTGTGGTTCCGCGGCCACGAACGCTCGAACTACGAACTTACGCCAGGCATGCTGCGGAACTCGTTGCGACGTTCCGGGCGTTACGTGGACGAGGTATCGTTGGTGCGGCATTTCAAGGCGATGAACCCAGACGCGGCTCCGGCCAATGCGAGTGACTTCGAGTGGCTCGTGACGATGCAGCACTACCTGACACCGACGCGGCTGCTCGACTGGACCGAGAACCTGCTGGTGGCGCTCTACTTTGCGGTGCGCAATCCGGCTTACGACGACGAGGCGGATGCGGCGTTGTGGCTGCTCAATGCGAGACGGCTCAACTACCACACCTCGGCGACGGCGCGCATGGCCGAGCTGGCCTTTGATCAGGATCCCGACGTGGTGGCACGGGCGGCGTTGTCGCGCAGTCGCGAGCGCATCGAGTGGCACGATACCTTTGTGCGCGAAATGGCGACGCTGAGGGTGGACCGGGCGGACTACCGGATCGAGCGCATCGAGAAGGCGTTGGTGACCGAGGAGGACAAGGCGCGGGGCGTGAAGCCGGTGTTACTCGACGGCCGCGAGGTGAGTGATGCGCAGCCGTTGTGGCGGGACCTGCGCGACTACACGGCGCGACCGCCGCGCGGGGCGAAACTGAATCTGTATCATAAAACCAGTTACGCGAAGCCGGAGGGCATTTACGCGCGCTTGCGTATGCCGGTGGCGGTGTATGCCAATCGCACCAACAGTCGCATCCGCAGTCAGGCGGGCGTGTTCACGCTGCACGGCGGCAAACACGTGCACAATCCGAACACCTACGTGGCGGGGCGGGCGTTCAAGACGCCGGTGGGGCTGCCGATCTCGCTGGTGGAGATCGACGCGGGCTTGCAGCGCAGTCGGCTGCTCAAGTGGTTGTGCATCCCGGCGGACTGTCGGGCCGACATGCGCAAGGCGCTCGCCATCATGGGCGTGACGGAAGCGACGCTGTTTCCGGAGTTGGATTATCAGTCGCGTTACCTGCTCGACCGCTGGACCTACGAAAGCGAAGGCGTCGACGACGACGGCGAGGTTTAA
- a CDS encoding YeeE/YedE thiosulfate transporter family protein, translating to MPAPFYKFGLFGEEMSLIVAFLIGIAFGFILERAGFGNARVLAAQFYFKELRVLKVMFTAIITAMVGLTLLSAAGFVDLSLVYLTSTYIWPQIIGGILLGIGFVIGGYCPGTSCVSAATGRIDGIVYLGGIIVGLFAYGEIYPSIADFAHSTPLGKLTLPELLHIPYGFLVLAVVVMAIIAFVAAEWAEGRFGGRRPDLDSLLAPARRFAPSRKLAGALLGLGVIAALAGNPYRGVEGRIDTRTLALEAANPADQLAVRDLADRLVQGRNDLLIVDVRDADAYATYRIPGAINVPLASLTADFVPRNERILFYSDSELQAAQAWLLMRSLGYDHSYLLRGGLDAWKQEVLFPAPASENPTPEQTADFAARAAVAKFFGGTPRADAASGGDGMPQLLAPPPPTEVPVLATRKKKKKEGC from the coding sequence ATGCCCGCCCCTTTCTACAAATTCGGTCTCTTCGGTGAGGAGATGTCGCTCATCGTCGCCTTCCTCATCGGCATCGCCTTCGGCTTCATCCTCGAGCGCGCCGGCTTCGGCAACGCCCGCGTGCTCGCCGCCCAGTTCTACTTCAAAGAGCTGCGCGTGCTGAAGGTCATGTTCACCGCCATCATCACCGCCATGGTCGGCCTTACCCTGCTCTCCGCCGCCGGCTTCGTCGACCTGTCCCTGGTGTATCTGACTTCCACCTACATCTGGCCGCAGATCATCGGCGGCATCCTGCTCGGCATCGGCTTCGTCATCGGCGGTTATTGTCCCGGCACGTCCTGCGTGAGCGCCGCCACCGGCCGCATCGATGGCATCGTTTACTTGGGCGGTATCATCGTCGGCCTCTTCGCCTACGGTGAAATCTATCCGTCCATCGCCGACTTCGCCCACAGCACGCCCCTCGGCAAACTCACCCTGCCCGAGCTGCTCCACATCCCCTACGGTTTCCTCGTCCTCGCCGTCGTGGTCATGGCCATCATCGCCTTCGTCGCCGCCGAATGGGCCGAGGGTCGCTTCGGCGGTCGCCGTCCCGACCTCGATTCCCTCCTCGCCCCCGCCCGCCGCTTCGCCCCGTCGCGCAAACTCGCCGGCGCCCTGCTCGGCCTCGGTGTGATCGCCGCCCTCGCCGGCAATCCCTACCGCGGCGTCGAGGGTCGCATCGATACCCGCACCCTCGCCCTCGAAGCCGCCAACCCCGCCGATCAGCTCGCCGTCCGCGACCTCGCCGACCGCCTTGTGCAGGGCCGCAACGACTTGCTCATCGTCGATGTGCGCGACGCCGATGCCTACGCGACCTATCGGATTCCCGGCGCCATCAACGTGCCGCTCGCCTCCCTCACCGCCGACTTCGTGCCGCGCAACGAACGCATCCTCTTCTACAGCGACAGCGAGCTGCAGGCCGCCCAAGCGTGGCTGCTCATGCGCTCCCTCGGTTACGACCACAGCTACCTGCTACGCGGTGGCCTTGATGCCTGGAAACAGGAGGTGCTCTTCCCCGCCCCGGCATCCGAAAACCCCACCCCGGAACAGACCGCCGACTTCGCCGCCCGCGCCGCTGTGGCCAAATTCTTTGGCGGCACCCCACGCGCCGACGCCGCTTCCGGCGGTGACGGCATGCCGCAACTCCTCGCCCCGCCGCCCCCGACCGAAGTCCCGGTGCTGGCCACGCGCAAAAAGAAGAAAAAGGAGGGCTGCTGA
- a CDS encoding YeeE/YedE thiosulfate transporter family protein, with amino-acid sequence MSAPDLATPSAKPGPQPHMNPYWAGFFLGLVLLAAFVVMGRGLGASGAFSTAVAVTVDAVAPEHAANNEFYTGYLGDGSYNPLKDWLVFEVLGVFVGGFLSGALGSRLRFTVEKGPRITNGPRLVFAFIGGAIMAIGAKLALGCTSGQALTGGALLNVGSWAFMMCVFGGAYALAWFVRKQWI; translated from the coding sequence ATGTCCGCTCCCGACCTCGCCACTCCCTCCGCCAAACCCGGCCCGCAACCGCACATGAATCCCTACTGGGCCGGCTTCTTCCTCGGCCTTGTGCTGCTCGCCGCCTTCGTCGTCATGGGCCGCGGACTCGGTGCGTCCGGCGCCTTCTCCACCGCGGTCGCCGTGACCGTCGATGCCGTTGCCCCCGAGCACGCTGCCAACAACGAATTCTACACCGGCTACCTCGGCGACGGCTCCTACAACCCGCTCAAGGACTGGCTCGTGTTTGAAGTCCTCGGCGTCTTCGTCGGCGGCTTCCTCTCCGGCGCCCTCGGCTCGCGCCTGCGCTTCACCGTCGAGAAAGGACCGCGCATCACCAACGGCCCGCGCCTTGTCTTCGCCTTCATCGGCGGAGCCATCATGGCCATCGGCGCCAAGCTCGCCCTCGGTTGCACCAGCGGTCAGGCCCTCACCGGCGGCGCCCTGCTCAACGTCGGCAGCTGGGCCTTCATGATGTGCGTCTTCGGCGGCGCCTACGCCCTCGCCTGGTTCGTCCGCAAACAATGGATCTGA
- the nrfD gene encoding NrfD/PsrC family molybdoenzyme membrane anchor subunit, which yields MTETVIHRSNPGIDPHFHVWGWEVPIYLFLGGLVAGLMVIAGARLLLMRPNQRQAMVCCTIGPLAGLALLSLGMLALFLDLEHKLYVWRLYLTFEITSPMSWGSWILLAVYPALLANALVHLPETLPSVARRIPILTTISDFMLARPRIIILTGLANVLLGIGLGIYTGILLGALGARPLWNSAVLGPLFLFSGLSSAAAFLHGILVVSMPDDERPAFADFLISTVTGWTKARPLDTRLAPALAQADNSFLTIEFALIGLFFIGHLTSTAVHQQAIGLLLNGPYAAVFWVFVVGLGILLPLILQHFELLHRIRHTLAPALLVLGGGLALRFIIVAAGQASHWSSLASH from the coding sequence ATGACCGAAACCGTCATCCACCGCAGCAACCCCGGGATCGATCCCCACTTCCATGTGTGGGGCTGGGAGGTTCCGATTTACCTCTTCCTCGGCGGCCTCGTCGCCGGTCTCATGGTCATCGCCGGTGCTCGCCTGCTGCTCATGCGACCCAATCAACGGCAGGCCATGGTCTGCTGCACCATCGGTCCGCTCGCCGGACTCGCCCTGCTCAGCTTGGGCATGCTCGCCCTCTTCCTCGACCTCGAGCACAAGCTCTACGTCTGGCGCCTCTACCTCACCTTCGAGATCACCTCCCCCATGTCGTGGGGCTCGTGGATCCTGCTCGCCGTCTATCCCGCGCTGCTCGCCAACGCCCTCGTCCACCTGCCGGAAACCCTGCCCAGCGTCGCCCGACGTATCCCCATTCTCACTACAATCAGTGACTTCATGCTGGCCCGGCCCCGCATCATCATTCTCACCGGCCTGGCCAACGTGCTGCTCGGCATCGGTCTCGGCATCTACACCGGCATCCTGCTCGGCGCCCTCGGCGCCCGCCCGCTCTGGAACAGCGCCGTGCTCGGTCCGCTCTTCCTCTTCTCCGGCCTCTCCAGCGCCGCCGCCTTCCTGCACGGCATCCTCGTGGTCAGCATGCCCGACGACGAACGCCCGGCCTTTGCCGATTTCCTCATCTCCACCGTCACCGGCTGGACCAAGGCCCGCCCGCTCGACACCCGCCTGGCCCCCGCCCTCGCTCAGGCCGACAACAGTTTCCTCACCATCGAGTTTGCCCTCATCGGCCTGTTCTTCATCGGCCACCTCACCTCCACCGCCGTGCACCAACAGGCCATCGGCCTGCTCCTCAACGGTCCCTACGCCGCCGTCTTCTGGGTCTTCGTCGTCGGCCTCGGCATCCTCCTGCCGCTCATCCTGCAACACTTCGAGTTGCTCCACCGCATCCGCCACACCCTCGCGCCCGCACTGCTCGTGCTCGGCGGCGGTCTCGCCCTGCGCTTCATCATCGTCGCCGCCGGCCAGGCCAGCCACTGGAGCTCCCTCGCCTCGCACTAA
- a CDS encoding 4Fe-4S dicluster domain-containing protein produces the protein MRYGMVIDTRRCVGCMDCVVACKTENNVPEGYCRDWITETTTGEFPTLRHEIRTERCNHCAHPPCVHCCPTGASHVHERGGVVLVTPEECIGCKACLAACPYDARFVHPDGYASKCTFCIHRVEQGLEPACVSVCPTRCMHFGDLDDPQSEVSRLLAANRAHSLLPEAGTQPSIYYIN, from the coding sequence ATGCGTTACGGAATGGTCATCGATACCCGCCGCTGCGTCGGCTGCATGGATTGCGTCGTCGCCTGCAAGACGGAGAACAACGTGCCCGAGGGCTACTGCCGCGATTGGATCACCGAAACCACCACCGGTGAGTTCCCCACTCTGCGCCACGAGATCCGCACCGAGCGCTGCAACCACTGCGCCCATCCTCCCTGCGTGCACTGCTGCCCCACCGGCGCTTCGCACGTGCATGAGCGCGGCGGCGTCGTGCTCGTCACCCCGGAAGAGTGCATCGGCTGCAAGGCCTGCCTCGCCGCCTGCCCCTACGACGCCCGCTTCGTCCACCCCGACGGCTACGCCTCCAAGTGCACCTTCTGCATCCACCGCGTCGAGCAGGGCCTCGAACCGGCCTGTGTATCCGTTTGCCCAACACGCTGCATGCACTTCGGCGACCTCGATGATCCGCAGAGCGAAGTCAGCCGCCTGCTCGCCGCCAACCGCGCCCACTCCCTCCTCCCCGAGGCCGGCACCCAACCCAGCATTTATTACATTAACTGA